One genomic segment of Manis pentadactyla isolate mManPen7 chromosome 1, mManPen7.hap1, whole genome shotgun sequence includes these proteins:
- the LOC130679536 gene encoding uncharacterized protein LOC130679536 → MEEDCLKGTEKLLAELGTLGYRGSAKKAQICKRQLGPWKQPVAYLSKKLDPVATGWPACLKIIATAALLVKDADKLTLGQNLTVTVPHVLESIIRQPLHRWLTNARITHYQALLLNSDRVTFSPLTSLNPATLLPDPDLEPPVHDCQQVLAEAHGWRKDLTDLPFPDAEATWFTDGSSYLDQGKHKAGAAVVDGEKMVWAQPLPEGTLAQKSELIALTRALELGSGKKINIYTDSRYAFATAHVHGAIYQQRGLLTSKGREIKNKPEITALLEALHKPAKVESSPGSPKGSVDPTKTSLRARYFRIQLIPRLIYHSYDKVLSQLSQSPPRVKREPVSLTISLLLGLGLGAVGVATGASSLVLQNQHYNNLREAIDADLEEIEQSISTLQDSLTSLSE, encoded by the exons ATGGAAGAAGATTGCCTGAAAGGGACGGAGAAACTTCTGGCAGAATTAGGAACTCTAGGATATCGGGGATCAGCCAAGAAAGCACAAATCTGCAAACGACAG CTCGGACCGTGGAAACAGCCTGTAGCATACCTGTCTAAAAAACTAGATCCAGTAGCCACTGGCTGGCCTGCATGTTTGAAAATAATCGCTACAGCAGCATTGTTAGTCAAAGATGCGGACAAATTAACCCTAGGGCAAAATCTAACCGTGACTGTTCCGCATGTGCTAGAAAGCATAATCCGGCAGCCCCTGCATCGGTGGCTTACAAATGCTCGGATAACTCACTACCAAGCCCTGTTGCTCAACTCCGACCGGGTGACATTCTCCCCGCTGACCAGTCTCAATCCGGCCACTTTGCTGCCAGACCCCGATCTTGAACCCCCAGTGCATGACTGTCAGCAAGTATTAGCTGAAGCCCATGGGTGGCGTAAAGACTTGACTGACCTGCCTTTTCCAGATGCTGAAGCCAcctggttcacagatggaagCAGCTACCTTGACCAAGGAAAGCATAAGGCAGGGGCGGCAGTGGTAGATGGAGAAAAAATGGTGTGGGCTCAGCCCCTCCCCGAGGGAACCTTGGCACAGAAATCTGAGCTCATTGCTCTTACGAGAGCGCTAGAACTGGGGTCtggaaagaaaattaacatctaTACAGATAGTAGGTATGCTTTTGCGACGGCACATGTGCATGGAGCCATTTACCAACAAAGAGGACTCCTCACCtccaaaggaagagaaataaaaaacaagccgGAAATCACGGCACTCTTAGAAGCTCTGCACAAACCAGCCAAA GTTGaaagctctccaggcagtccAAAGGGAAGTGTGGACCCAACTAAAACCAGCCTACGAGCCCGGTacttcagaa TACAATTAATACCCCGCCTCATTTATCATTCTTATGACAAAGTCCTGTCCCAACTAAGCCAGTCTCCGCCTCGAGTCAAACGGGAACCCGTGAGTCTGACTATTTCCCTCTTACTAGGCCTCGGCCTAGGGGCGGTGGGGGTAGCCACAGGGGCATCCTCACTAGTTCTCCAAAACCAGCATTACAACAACCTCAGAGAAGCCATAGACGCAGACTTGGAAGAGATAGAACAATCTATATCCACCCTGCAAGACTCTTTAACTTCTTTGTCAGAGTAG